A window of Actinomadura viridis genomic DNA:
GCTGCTGCCCATGACCGGGCTGTTCCTGCCCGTGGCCCGGCTGCTGTTCTGGGGGCCCGTATGTCATCGCTTGCTCCTTCGGGTCGCTTCCGGCGGCGATAGGCGGGCGCGGGGCTGGAGAGTGCGGGGAACGGGCTCGGAGGGGCGGCGGTCAGTCGGGATGGACGGTGACGAAGTCGATGAGCTCCTCGACCCGGCCGAGGAGAGCGGGTTCGAGGTCGGTGAAGCTGGTGACCGATCCGAGGATCCGTTCCCATCCGGCACGCACGTCGTCCCCCCAGCCGAGTGCGCTGAGCACACCCTCCTTCCAGGGTACGCCGCGAGGCACGCGCGGCCACGCGGGAATTCCCACCGCCGACGGCTTCACCGCCTCCCAGACGTCGATGAACGGGTGGCCGGTGACGAGGACGTGCGGCGAGGTCACCCGGGCGGCGATGCGGCTCTCCTTGGAGCCCTCCACGAGATGGTCGACGAGCACCCCCAGGCGGCGGCCGGGGCCGGGCTCGAACTCGGCGACGATGGCCGGGAGGTCGTCGACGCCCTCCAGGTACTCCACGACGACGCCCTCGACGCGCAGGTCGTGACCCCAGATCTTCTCGACCAGCTCGGCGTCGTGGACGCCCTCCACGTAGATGCGGCTCTCCTTGGCCACCCGGGCGCGCAGGCCGCGTACCGCGATCGACCCCGAGGCGGAACGGGCCGGGCGCCCCGCGGCGCCTCCCGGGCCCTGGGCGGGCGGCCGGACGAGCGTCACCGGGCGCCCGTCGATCAGGAAACCTGCCTTGGTGAGCGGGAACACGCGCCGCTTGCCGAACCGGTCCTCCAGCGTCACGCCGAGCCGGTCGCAGGCGACCACCGCGCCGCAGAAACCGCTGTCGGGATCCTCCGCCACCAGGCCGGTCTCGGCCGCGATCTCGGGGACGGTGCCCTCGCGGGGGCGCCGCCGGCCGCCCGACAGGACGTCGTCGCCATAGTCCTTGCTTCGCACGCTTGGGCACTC
This region includes:
- a CDS encoding DUF3097 domain-containing protein, whose protein sequence is MRSKDYGDDVLSGGRRRPREGTVPEIAAETGLVAEDPDSGFCGAVVACDRLGVTLEDRFGKRRVFPLTKAGFLIDGRPVTLVRPPAQGPGGAAGRPARSASGSIAVRGLRARVAKESRIYVEGVHDAELVEKIWGHDLRVEGVVVEYLEGVDDLPAIVAEFEPGPGRRLGVLVDHLVEGSKESRIAARVTSPHVLVTGHPFIDVWEAVKPSAVGIPAWPRVPRGVPWKEGVLSALGWGDDVRAGWERILGSVTSFTDLEPALLGRVEELIDFVTVHPD